Proteins from a single region of Oreochromis niloticus isolate F11D_XX linkage group LG7, O_niloticus_UMD_NMBU, whole genome shotgun sequence:
- the cyb5r2 gene encoding NADH-cytochrome b5 reductase 2, whose translation MDETLVIPVLLAVFAVVGTVFYFLLGSSGEKKKKLPVTLQDPTVKYPLPLIRKEEISHDTKKFRFGLPSGSHILGLPVGQHVYLSAKVNGALVVRAYTPVSSDEHQGYVDLVVKVYYKNTHPSFPDGGKMSQYLDSMTIGDTIDFRGPNGLLVYKGNGQFAIRPDKKSEPKVRKFKHVGMIAGGTGITPMLQLIRRISSDPTDNIKCSLIFANQTEKDILLREELEEVKKNHPERLQLWFTLDKPPQNWSYSSGFVTYDMIKEHLPAASSDVLIVLCGPAPMIQNACLPNLEKLGHRTENIFTY comes from the exons ATGGACGAGACCTTG GTGATCCCTGTATTGCTGGCTGTCTTTGCGGTGGTAGGAACAGTTTTCTACTTCCTGCTAGGTTCTTCAggtgagaagaagaagaagctgccCGTTACTCTCCAAGATCCCACTGTGAAATATCCTCTCCCACTTATACGCAAAGAG GAAATCAGTCATGACACAAAGAAATTTCGGTTTGGCCTTCCATCTGGAAGTCACATCCTTGGGCTGCCAGTAG GCCAGCATGTGTACCTGTCAGCAAAGGTGAATGGCGCTCTGGTGGTTAGAGCCTACACTCCAGTCTCCAGTGATGAGCACCAAGGATATGTTGACCTCGTGGTTAAG GTCTACTACAAGAACACCCACCCGTCTTTCCCAGATGGAGGGAAGATGTCGCAGTACCTGGACAGCATGACTATTGGAGACACTATTGACTTCAGAGGGCCCAATGGACTCCTGGTGTATAAGGGCAATG GTCAGTTTGCCATCAGACCAGATAAGAAGTCAGAGCCAAAGGTTCGGAAGTTTAAGCACGTGGGAATGATCGCTGGTGGAACAG GTATCACTCCTATGCTGCAGTTAATTCGCAGGATCTCATCAGACCCCACTGACAACATCAAGTGCTCTCTCATATTCGCCAACCAG ACTGAGAAAGACATCTTACTGagggaggagctggaggaggtgaagAAGAACCATCCTGAGAGACTTCAGCTGTGGTTCACACTGGACAAACCTCCACAGA ACTGGAGCTACAGCTCAGGATTTGTGACCTATGACATGATCAAGGAGCACCTCCCCGCTGCGTCCAGCGATGTCCTCATCGTCCTCTGCGGCCCTGCGCCTATGATCCAGAACGCCTGTCTGCCAAATCTGGAAAAACtgggacacagaacagaaaacatctTTACATACTAG